Proteins from a genomic interval of Clostridium cochlearium:
- the tsf gene encoding translation elongation factor Ts — protein sequence MITAKMVKELREITGAGMMDCKKALTETNGDTEKAIEVLREKGLAAAAKKSGRIAAEGIVETYISEDQKSASIVEVNCETDFVAANEEFKALVTNIAKQAVNTKATDVETFVDEKYIGSEEGTIKDAVTALVAKLGENMSVRRFKKLSVENGIIESYIHGDGKIGVLVKLECEKESEVLNEVAKDVAMQVAAVNPPFLDRTFVDEETLEKEREIYRVQALNEGKPEKIVEKMVEGRINKYYKENCLVEQVWVRNSDYTIEKYVKEKSKEIGADIKVADFVRFEKGEGIEKKEEDFAEEVKKQMQ from the coding sequence ATGATAACTGCTAAAATGGTAAAAGAACTTAGAGAAATAACCGGTGCAGGTATGATGGATTGTAAAAAAGCTTTAACAGAAACTAATGGAGATACTGAAAAGGCCATAGAAGTATTAAGAGAAAAAGGATTAGCTGCTGCTGCTAAAAAATCAGGAAGAATTGCAGCAGAAGGTATTGTAGAAACTTATATTTCTGAAGATCAAAAAAGTGCTTCAATAGTAGAAGTAAATTGTGAAACAGATTTCGTAGCAGCAAATGAAGAATTTAAAGCGCTTGTTACAAACATTGCAAAACAAGCTGTAAATACAAAGGCTACAGATGTTGAAACTTTTGTGGATGAAAAATACATAGGAAGCGAAGAAGGCACAATTAAGGATGCAGTTACTGCATTAGTTGCAAAACTTGGAGAAAATATGTCTGTAAGAAGATTTAAAAAATTATCCGTTGAAAATGGAATAATTGAAAGTTATATCCATGGAGATGGAAAAATAGGTGTATTAGTAAAATTAGAATGTGAAAAAGAAAGTGAAGTATTAAACGAAGTTGCAAAGGATGTAGCTATGCAGGTAGCTGCAGTTAATCCTCCTTTCTTAGATAGAACATTTGTAGATGAGGAAACTTTAGAAAAAGAAAGAGAAATTTACAGAGTTCAAGCCTTAAATGAAGGAAAACCTGAAAAAATTGTTGAAAAAATGGTAGAAGGAAGAATCAACAAATATTACAAAGAAAATTGCTTAGTAGAACAAGTTTGGGTTAGAAATTCAGATTATACTATAGAAAAATACGTTAAAGAAAAATCTAAAGAAATTGGAGCAGATATAAAAGTTGCTGATTTTGTTAGATTTGAAAAAGGTGAAGGTATAGAAAAGAAAGAAGAAGATTTCGCAGAAGAAGTTAAGAAACAAATGCAATAA
- the pyrH gene encoding UMP kinase: MSNIKYKRIMLKLSGEALAGENGYGLDFEVVKRISKEIKELVDMGVEIGAVVGGGNIWRGRNGEDMDRTTADYMGMLATCINALALQDSLEQLGVNTRVQTAIEMKEVAEPFIRRRAMRHLEKGRVVIFAAGTGNPYFSTDTTAALRAAEIEADIILLAKKVDGVYDKDPHKYKEAQKFENLTYIDVLDQGLQVMDSTATSLCMDNDIPILVFALDAPGNIKRAISGEKIGTIVCKE, from the coding sequence ATGAGTAATATAAAATATAAAAGAATTATGTTAAAATTATCTGGAGAAGCCTTAGCAGGCGAAAATGGATATGGATTAGACTTTGAAGTGGTTAAAAGAATATCCAAAGAAATAAAAGAATTAGTGGATATGGGAGTAGAAATTGGCGCAGTAGTAGGTGGCGGTAATATCTGGAGAGGTAGAAATGGTGAAGATATGGATAGAACCACTGCAGATTACATGGGAATGCTTGCTACTTGTATAAATGCTTTAGCTTTACAAGATTCATTAGAACAATTAGGAGTTAATACAAGAGTTCAAACAGCTATTGAAATGAAAGAAGTTGCTGAGCCATTTATAAGAAGAAGAGCTATGAGACATTTAGAAAAAGGAAGAGTTGTTATATTTGCAGCAGGTACAGGCAATCCATACTTTTCTACAGATACTACAGCAGCACTAAGAGCAGCAGAAATAGAAGCAGATATAATATTACTAGCTAAAAAAGTAGACGGGGTATATGATAAGGATCCTCATAAATATAAAGAAGCACAAAAATTTGAAAATTTAACATACATAGATGTTTTAGATCAAGGACTTCAAGTTATGGACTCTACAGCTACATCTCTATGTATGGATAATGATATACCTATATTAGTTTTTGCCCTAGATGCTCCAGGTAATATAAAAAGGGCTATTTCTGGAGAAAAAATAGGAACTATAGTATGTAAGGAATAA
- a CDS encoding YifB family Mg chelatase-like AAA ATPase: MVVKIKTATFTGIEGIPINVEVDINRGLPHFNIVGMADTSIKESKDRVRSAIINSGFEFPLGRITVNLSPADIKKEGALFDLPIAIGILCATKQIKVEDIKEYVFLGELSLVGELKKVKGALPIVVSCIKNEINNYIIPIENKDECSMIGKANIYPFNNLKEVINFLQFKDVFPYRTNFKKYAKKDKTIDLIDVIGQESAKRAIEVAAAGNHNVILYGPPGTGKTMLAQRVTTILPEITYEESLECTKIYSVAGCLDEEQGFINERPFREIHNTATKIALIGGGRNLLPGEISLAHNGVLFLDEILEFNKNTLESLRQPIENRRIKITRSTGTVEYPCNFMLIASLNPCPCSKDICVCTVHEKERYINKLSRAFLDRIDIYTSVSKIEYNKIKEGQRGENSKTIRQRINNAREIQRKRFRKENILTNGEMDINNIMKYCRLDKDSVKFMERVYKKFNFSTRVYSRILKVSRTIADLDERENIIQEDLIESLQYRRFLENIV; encoded by the coding sequence ATGGTAGTGAAAATAAAAACAGCAACGTTTACAGGAATTGAAGGTATACCTATTAATGTAGAAGTTGATATTAATAGAGGACTTCCACATTTTAATATAGTAGGTATGGCCGATACTTCTATTAAAGAGTCAAAGGATAGGGTTAGAAGTGCCATAATAAACTCAGGCTTTGAATTTCCTTTAGGGCGTATTACTGTTAATCTATCCCCAGCAGATATAAAAAAAGAAGGAGCTCTTTTTGATTTGCCCATAGCAATAGGCATATTATGTGCTACGAAACAAATAAAGGTAGAAGATATTAAAGAATATGTATTTTTAGGTGAATTATCTTTAGTAGGAGAATTAAAAAAGGTAAAAGGAGCTTTGCCTATAGTTGTATCTTGTATAAAAAATGAAATTAACAATTATATTATACCAATTGAAAATAAAGATGAATGTTCCATGATAGGTAAAGCTAATATATATCCATTCAATAATTTAAAAGAAGTTATTAATTTTCTCCAGTTTAAAGATGTATTTCCTTATAGGACCAATTTTAAAAAATATGCTAAAAAAGATAAAACAATAGATTTAATTGATGTAATAGGTCAGGAAAGTGCTAAAAGAGCTATAGAAGTTGCAGCAGCTGGAAATCATAATGTGATTTTATACGGACCTCCAGGCACAGGTAAAACAATGCTTGCCCAAAGAGTCACTACCATATTACCGGAAATAACCTATGAAGAATCTTTAGAGTGTACAAAAATATATAGTGTAGCTGGATGTTTAGATGAAGAACAAGGATTTATAAATGAAAGACCTTTTAGAGAAATACATAATACAGCTACGAAAATTGCATTAATAGGTGGTGGAAGAAATTTACTTCCAGGTGAAATATCCCTAGCTCATAATGGTGTTTTATTCTTAGATGAAATATTGGAGTTTAACAAAAATACATTAGAATCTTTAAGGCAACCTATAGAAAATAGAAGAATAAAAATAACAAGAAGTACTGGAACTGTAGAATATCCATGCAATTTTATGTTAATTGCTTCATTAAATCCTTGTCCCTGTTCTAAAGATATATGTGTATGCACTGTTCATGAAAAAGAGAGATATATAAATAAACTATCTAGAGCTTTTTTGGATAGAATAGACATATATACTTCTGTATCAAAAATAGAATATAACAAAATAAAAGAAGGGCAAAGAGGAGAAAACTCAAAAACTATAAGACAGAGAATAAATAATGCAAGAGAAATTCAAAGAAAGAGATTTAGAAAAGAAAATATTTTAACTAATGGGGAAATGGATATAAATAATATTATGAAATATTGTAGATTAGATAAAGATTCTGTTAAATTTATGGAAAGAGTTTACAAAAAGTTTAATTTTAGTACCAGAGTTTATTCTAGAATTTTAAAAGTATCTAGAACTATTGCAGATTTAGATGAGCGGGAAAATATAATACAAGAGGATTTAATTGAATCTCTTCAATATAGAAGATTTTTAGAAAATATAGTATAA
- the topA gene encoding type I DNA topoisomerase, whose product MGQKLIIVESPAKAKTIGKYLDKTYHVEASMGHIRDLPKSQLGVDIDNNYEPKYITIRGKGELLTKIKKQAKKCDKVYLATDPDREGEAISWHLSKALKLEEDKKCRIVFNEITKTAVKNAIKEPREIDIDLVNAQQARRVLDRLVGYKISPILWKKVRWGLSAGRVQSVALKMICDREKEIEEFIPKEYWSIECKLNKDKKDFLVKLISKNNKKIEINTKEESDNIIKELKKGKFIVHKIKKTTKNKNPLPPFITSTLQQDAYRKLNFSTKKTMSIAQQLYEGIDIKGYGTIGLITYMRTDSVRISKEAQDKARQFLENAYGKEYIPENPRNYKGKKNIQDAHEAIRPTNIGITPKIALENLNSDQYKLYSLIWNRFMASQMAACVMEVNSVDVENSGYIFRATGSIVKFDGFMIIYEYLSEDEKENINIPKLEKGEVLKEKSIDGKQHFTQPPGRFSEASLVKVLEDNGIGRPSTYAPIISTLLERTYIERENRTLRSTELGVIVNNIMTEYFKPVVDAEFTAEMENKLDSIEEGSSEWKSVVDEFFSPLKELIETAEKEVEKVVLEEKVTDVKCEKCGKNMVVKHGRYGDFLACPGYPECKNTKPIVHQLDVKCPKCNGEIVLKKSKKGRKFYGCSNYPECDFISWFEPVENKCDVCGSYMVKRYTKSKGDYIECSNKECKHKIMQEKKQDE is encoded by the coding sequence ATGGGACAAAAACTTATCATTGTGGAATCGCCAGCAAAAGCAAAAACCATTGGAAAATATTTAGATAAAACTTATCATGTTGAAGCATCCATGGGACATATAAGAGATCTTCCCAAAAGTCAATTGGGAGTTGATATAGATAATAATTATGAACCTAAATATATAACCATTAGAGGAAAAGGTGAACTTTTAACCAAAATAAAAAAACAGGCTAAAAAATGTGATAAGGTTTATCTGGCTACAGACCCTGATAGAGAAGGGGAAGCTATTTCTTGGCATTTATCTAAAGCATTAAAATTAGAAGAGGATAAGAAATGTAGAATAGTATTTAATGAAATAACTAAAACTGCAGTAAAAAATGCTATAAAAGAACCTAGAGAAATTGATATAGATTTAGTAAATGCTCAGCAAGCTAGAAGGGTATTGGATAGACTTGTTGGATATAAAATAAGTCCTATCCTATGGAAAAAAGTAAGATGGGGTCTAAGTGCAGGTAGAGTTCAATCCGTTGCATTAAAGATGATATGCGATAGAGAGAAAGAAATAGAAGAATTTATTCCTAAAGAATATTGGAGTATTGAATGTAAACTAAATAAAGATAAAAAGGATTTTTTAGTTAAATTAATATCAAAGAATAATAAAAAAATTGAAATAAATACAAAAGAAGAAAGCGATAATATAATTAAGGAACTTAAAAAAGGTAAATTTATTGTTCATAAGATCAAAAAGACAACCAAAAATAAAAATCCATTACCACCATTTATAACAAGTACTTTACAACAAGATGCCTATAGGAAATTAAATTTTTCAACAAAGAAAACTATGTCCATTGCGCAACAACTTTATGAAGGAATTGATATAAAGGGATATGGAACTATAGGTCTTATAACTTATATGAGAACAGATTCTGTTAGAATATCTAAAGAGGCACAGGATAAGGCTAGACAATTTTTAGAAAATGCATATGGAAAAGAGTATATACCAGAAAATCCTAGAAATTATAAAGGTAAAAAAAATATCCAAGATGCCCATGAAGCTATAAGGCCTACAAATATAGGAATAACACCTAAAATTGCTTTGGAAAATTTAAATTCAGATCAATATAAACTATATTCTTTAATTTGGAATAGATTTATGGCAAGTCAAATGGCAGCTTGTGTAATGGAAGTTAATTCTGTAGATGTAGAAAATAGCGGATACATATTTAGAGCTACAGGATCAATTGTTAAATTTGACGGTTTTATGATAATTTATGAATATTTAAGTGAAGATGAAAAGGAAAATATAAATATTCCTAAATTAGAGAAAGGAGAAGTTCTTAAAGAGAAATCTATAGATGGAAAACAGCATTTTACACAACCACCAGGAAGATTTTCGGAGGCATCTTTAGTTAAGGTTTTAGAAGATAATGGGATAGGAAGACCAAGTACTTATGCCCCAATTATATCTACTTTATTAGAAAGAACCTATATAGAAAGAGAAAATAGGACTTTACGCTCCACAGAATTAGGAGTGATAGTGAATAATATTATGACGGAATATTTTAAACCAGTAGTAGATGCTGAATTTACAGCAGAAATGGAAAATAAATTGGACAGTATTGAAGAAGGAAGTTCAGAATGGAAAAGTGTAGTAGATGAATTTTTTAGTCCATTAAAAGAACTTATAGAGACTGCGGAAAAAGAAGTTGAAAAAGTTGTATTAGAAGAAAAAGTTACAGATGTAAAGTGTGAAAAGTGTGGTAAGAACATGGTGGTTAAACATGGAAGATATGGTGACTTTTTAGCTTGCCCTGGATATCCAGAATGTAAAAATACTAAACCTATAGTACATCAATTAGATGTAAAATGTCCTAAATGCAATGGAGAAATAGTACTAAAAAAGAGTAAAAAGGGAAGAAAATTTTATGGATGTAGTAATTATCCAGAATGTGATTTTATAAGTTGGTTTGAACCAGTAGAGAATAAATGTGATGTTTGTGGTAGTTATATGGTAAAAAGATATACTAAATCCAAAGGAGATTATATTGAGTGTTCAAATAAGGAATGTAAACACAAAATTATGCAAGAAAAAAAACAAGACGAATAG
- the dprA gene encoding DNA-processing protein DprA: MEFDIWYSMVRCSNKDKLNLLKKFKSTKSIWEKFCNNRLEKTDDKNTMKLSYTLKKYWDENKIKEIKNILLSKNIGIINYYSENYPENLKPFEDSPSILYYRGNIEKINLNKNLAIVGSRDYSYYGENVTSIISREMAENNINIISGMAKGIDAFAHRYCLEAKGYTCAVLGSGIDVIYPYVNKSIYYKLLEEGGIISEFPPGTKPYPYNFPLRNRIISGLSDIVIVIEASEKSGSLITASCALEQGKDVMAVPGSIFSKKSIGTNKLIKDGAYPFTTMEDIYNLLNMNYREKFQVQKNNLNKIENKIYSVIEDTPIHIDDIVRVTKVDIKRLYEVLFELQFKNHITCLSGNYYVRISNSI; encoded by the coding sequence ATGGAGTTTGATATATGGTATTCAATGGTTAGATGTTCTAATAAAGACAAATTAAATTTATTAAAAAAATTTAAAAGTACTAAAAGTATTTGGGAAAAATTTTGTAATAATAGATTAGAAAAAACTGATGATAAAAATACAATGAAATTAAGCTATACTTTAAAAAAATATTGGGATGAAAATAAAATTAAAGAAATTAAAAATATATTATTATCAAAAAATATAGGAATAATAAATTATTATAGTGAAAATTATCCTGAGAATTTGAAACCTTTTGAGGATTCTCCTTCCATATTATACTATAGAGGAAATATAGAAAAAATAAATTTAAATAAAAATTTAGCTATAGTTGGGTCTAGGGATTACAGTTATTATGGCGAAAATGTAACTAGCATTATCTCTAGAGAAATGGCAGAAAATAATATAAATATAATAAGCGGAATGGCTAAAGGAATAGATGCTTTTGCCCATAGATATTGTTTAGAGGCAAAAGGTTATACTTGTGCTGTATTAGGATCTGGAATAGACGTTATATACCCTTATGTGAATAAAAGCATCTATTATAAATTATTAGAAGAAGGCGGTATTATATCAGAATTCCCTCCAGGCACAAAACCTTATCCCTATAATTTCCCTTTAAGAAATAGAATAATAAGTGGATTAAGTGATATTGTAATTGTAATAGAGGCATCAGAAAAAAGTGGATCTTTGATAACTGCTTCCTGTGCTTTAGAACAAGGTAAAGATGTTATGGCAGTACCAGGTTCTATATTTTCTAAAAAAAGCATAGGAACAAATAAATTAATTAAAGATGGAGCATATCCTTTTACAACTATGGAGGATATTTATAATTTACTAAATATGAATTATAGGGAAAAATTTCAGGTACAAAAAAATAATTTGAATAAAATAGAAAATAAAATTTACAGTGTAATAGAAGATACTCCAATTCATATAGATGATATAGTAAGAGTAACTAAAGTTGACATAAAGAGGTTATATGAGGTATTATTTGAATTGCAATTTAAAAATCATATAACTTGCCTTTCTGGCAATTATTATGTTAGAATTTCAAATAGTATTTAA
- the codY gene encoding GTP-sensing pleiotropic transcriptional regulator CodY: protein MSSLLEKTRKLNKILQKSGAEPVVFDDICKLLSEVLSCNVYIISKKGKILGYDLSTGFECEIVKDKVVPEKRFPDHYNNKLLNVHGTKSNLENQGECVFELGEECGVKNKLTTIVPINGNRERLGTLLLARFDVPFTDDDLVISEYSATIIGLEILRSKQDEIEEEARKKAVVQLAIGTLSYSELEAVEHIFNELDGEEGLLVASKIADKVGITRSVIVNALRKFESAGVIESRSLGMKGTHIKILNDRLLEELKKIK from the coding sequence ATGTCATCATTATTAGAGAAGACAAGAAAACTAAACAAAATATTACAAAAATCTGGAGCGGAGCCTGTGGTATTTGACGATATATGTAAGCTTTTAAGTGAAGTTTTATCTTGTAATGTTTATATAATAAGTAAGAAGGGAAAAATATTAGGATATGATCTTTCTACAGGATTCGAATGTGAAATAGTAAAGGACAAAGTTGTACCAGAAAAGAGATTCCCAGATCATTATAATAACAAATTATTAAATGTTCATGGAACTAAATCCAATTTAGAAAATCAAGGAGAATGTGTTTTTGAATTAGGGGAAGAGTGTGGTGTGAAAAATAAACTTACCACTATCGTACCTATTAACGGAAATAGAGAAAGATTAGGTACACTATTATTGGCGAGATTTGATGTGCCTTTTACTGATGATGATTTAGTTATTTCTGAATATAGTGCTACTATAATAGGATTAGAAATACTAAGATCTAAACAAGATGAAATAGAAGAAGAAGCAAGAAAAAAAGCAGTAGTTCAATTAGCAATAGGAACTCTTTCATACTCCGAATTAGAAGCAGTAGAACATATTTTTAATGAGTTAGATGGAGAAGAAGGTTTACTAGTTGCTTCAAAAATAGCAGATAAAGTGGGAATAACTAGATCAGTAATAGTAAATGCATTAAGAAAGTTTGAAAGTGCTGGTGTAATAGAATCTAGATCTTTAGGTATGAAGGGAACACATATAAAGATATTAAATGATAGACTTTTAGAAGAATTGAAGAAAATAAAGTAA
- the frr gene encoding ribosome recycling factor, which yields MLKEIMKTAEDKMSKALVVLQKDLASLKAGRANPAMLDKIEAEYYGTMTPLNQLANISVPEARILQIQPWDKSSLKAIEKAILMSDLGLNPNNDGTVIRLIIPELTEETRKNIVKTVKKYGEDTKIAIRAVRREGNDSIKELKSDMSEDDIKKAEEEIQKITDNYVKKVDEIVEVKEKEIMSI from the coding sequence ATGTTAAAAGAAATAATGAAAACAGCTGAAGACAAAATGAGTAAAGCTTTAGTAGTTTTACAAAAAGATTTAGCTTCATTAAAGGCTGGAAGAGCTAATCCTGCTATGTTAGACAAAATAGAAGCAGAATATTATGGGACTATGACCCCTCTAAACCAACTTGCTAATATATCTGTTCCAGAAGCAAGAATACTTCAAATACAACCTTGGGACAAATCTTCACTTAAAGCAATTGAAAAAGCTATATTAATGTCAGATTTAGGATTAAATCCTAATAATGATGGAACTGTTATTAGATTAATTATACCTGAACTTACAGAAGAGACAAGAAAAAATATAGTTAAAACTGTAAAGAAATATGGAGAAGATACTAAAATAGCTATAAGAGCTGTTAGAAGAGAAGGTAACGATAGCATAAAAGAATTAAAGTCTGATATGTCAGAGGATGACATTAAAAAAGCAGAAGAAGAAATACAAAAAATAACAGATAATTATGTGAAAAAAGTAGATGAGATAGTAGAAGTAAAAGAAAAAGAAATTATGTCTATTTAA
- a CDS encoding YraN family protein — protein sequence MSSYNKEIGNIGESMAEKFLIKNGYIILDKNFSCKLGEIDIIGKDGNIISFVEVKSRFGNLYGSPGESVNLSKQYKIYKTAQLYILKKKLNKFYFRFDVIEIIFNHYNDNYSIKLIKDAFQV from the coding sequence ATGAGTTCCTATAATAAAGAAATAGGAAATATTGGGGAATCCATGGCTGAAAAATTTTTAATAAAAAATGGATATATTATTCTCGATAAAAACTTTTCATGTAAATTAGGAGAAATCGATATAATAGGGAAAGATGGTAATATTATAAGCTTTGTAGAAGTAAAATCCCGGTTCGGAAATTTATATGGTTCTCCTGGAGAATCCGTTAACTTGTCAAAACAATATAAAATATATAAAACTGCCCAGCTATACATTCTTAAAAAAAAGCTCAATAAATTCTACTTTAGATTTGATGTAATTGAAATTATTTTTAATCACTACAATGATAACTATTCTATAAAATTAATTAAAGATGCCTTTCAAGTTTAA
- a CDS encoding isoprenyl transferase translates to MWNVFKNKNEQNDKKNNEIKLDLTNIPKHIAIIMDGNGRWAKERNLPRSFGHKAGVETIRDIVKECNNIGVKYLTLYAFSTENWKRPKEEVNALMELLVNYLRKEVDELHENNVVINTIGDISKLPKVCEDELVKAYNKTKDNKGLVLNLALNYGGRDEIIRAIKLMYKDIEKKQFNIENVNENILENYLYTRDMPDPDLIIRPSGEQRISNFLLWQCAYSEFWYSNIKWPDFKKEHLHKAIKDYQNRNRRFGGV, encoded by the coding sequence ATGTGGAATGTATTTAAAAATAAAAATGAACAAAATGATAAAAAAAACAATGAAATAAAACTGGATTTAACTAATATACCAAAACATATAGCTATTATAATGGATGGAAACGGCAGATGGGCAAAAGAAAGAAATCTACCTCGTAGCTTCGGACATAAAGCAGGAGTAGAAACTATAAGAGATATAGTTAAGGAGTGCAACAATATAGGTGTTAAATATCTTACACTATATGCTTTTTCTACAGAAAATTGGAAACGACCTAAAGAAGAAGTTAATGCTCTTATGGAGTTATTAGTAAATTATCTAAGAAAAGAAGTAGATGAATTACATGAAAATAATGTAGTTATAAATACTATAGGAGATATATCTAAATTACCTAAAGTTTGTGAAGATGAACTTGTAAAAGCATATAATAAAACTAAGGATAATAAAGGACTTGTATTAAATTTAGCTCTTAATTATGGCGGAAGAGATGAAATTATTAGGGCTATAAAATTAATGTATAAAGACATAGAAAAAAAACAATTTAATATAGAAAATGTAAATGAAAATATATTAGAAAACTATTTATATACTAGGGACATGCCAGACCCTGATTTAATTATAAGACCTAGTGGAGAACAGAGAATAAGTAATTTTCTTTTATGGCAATGTGCTTACTCAGAATTTTGGTATTCCAACATAAAATGGCCAGATTTTAAAAAGGAACATTTACATAAAGCCATAAAAGATTATCAGAATAGAAATAGAAGATTTGGAGGGGTTTAA
- a CDS encoding phosphatidate cytidylyltransferase, with protein MNSRYLGALILSPLLIFLFLGGKYLKALIFLISLRGMYEFYKAVEQKVHPVSFIGYALCIFYYLFMLNNKINAELFFFILILSMLILMLIPIFNEKYSFISGAVTLLGFIYIPIFFSFIVLVSNKTYGNYLVWLIFLSSWLCDTFAYYAGKYFGKNKLCPKISPKKTVEGSIGGLLGSIVGCTSLGTFAISNGVDIGIIHFILIGAISGILSQLGDLVASSIKRYVDVKDYSHLIPGHGGILDRFDSILFSSVTVFYYLTFIIRI; from the coding sequence ATGAATAGTAGATATCTAGGGGCATTAATATTATCTCCTCTTCTTATATTCTTATTTTTAGGAGGAAAATATTTAAAAGCATTAATATTTTTAATATCTCTTAGAGGAATGTATGAATTCTATAAGGCTGTAGAACAAAAGGTACATCCTGTATCTTTTATAGGATATGCATTGTGTATATTTTATTATTTATTTATGTTAAATAATAAAATTAATGCGGAATTATTTTTTTTCATATTAATATTATCAATGCTTATTTTAATGCTAATACCTATATTTAATGAAAAATATAGTTTTATAAGTGGAGCGGTAACTTTATTAGGATTCATATATATTCCTATATTTTTTAGTTTTATAGTTCTTGTGAGTAATAAAACTTATGGCAACTATCTTGTATGGTTAATATTTTTGTCATCTTGGTTATGTGATACTTTTGCATATTATGCAGGAAAATACTTTGGTAAAAATAAACTTTGTCCTAAAATAAGTCCTAAAAAAACTGTAGAGGGATCTATTGGAGGACTATTAGGAAGCATTGTAGGATGTACCTCACTTGGTACATTTGCTATATCTAATGGGGTAGATATAGGTATAATACATTTTATATTAATAGGAGCTATAAGTGGTATATTGTCTCAATTAGGGGATTTAGTAGCTTCTTCTATAAAAAGATATGTAGATGTAAAAGATTATAGCCATTTAATTCCAGGACATGGTGGCATATTAGATAGATTTGATAGTATATTATTTTCATCTGTAACAGTATTTTATTACTTAACATTTATAATAAGAATATAG
- the rpsB gene encoding 30S ribosomal protein S2 has product MSVISMKQLLEAGVHFGHQTRRWNPKMAPYIFTERNGIYIIDLQKTVKKIEEAYNFIREIAAEGKDVIFVGTKKQAQEAIQEEAVRCDMHFVNNRWLGGMLTNFTTIKGRIRTLEELEQMEQDGTFEVLPKKEVIKLKLEEEKLEKNLGGIKSLDANNIGAMFVVDPRKEKNAISEAKILGIPVVAIVDTNCDPDEVDYVIPGNDDAIRAVKLITSKIADAVIEGRQGEQLAE; this is encoded by the coding sequence ATGTCAGTTATATCAATGAAACAATTATTAGAAGCAGGTGTTCACTTTGGACATCAAACAAGAAGATGGAATCCTAAAATGGCTCCATATATCTTTACAGAAAGAAATGGTATATACATAATAGACCTACAAAAAACTGTAAAGAAAATAGAAGAAGCATACAACTTCATAAGAGAAATTGCAGCAGAAGGAAAAGACGTTATATTTGTTGGTACTAAAAAACAAGCTCAAGAAGCTATCCAAGAAGAAGCAGTAAGATGTGATATGCACTTTGTTAACAATAGATGGTTAGGTGGAATGTTAACAAACTTTACAACTATTAAAGGAAGAATAAGAACTTTAGAAGAACTTGAACAAATGGAACAAGATGGAACATTTGAAGTGCTTCCTAAAAAAGAAGTTATAAAGTTAAAATTAGAAGAAGAAAAACTAGAAAAGAATTTAGGTGGAATTAAGAGCTTAGATGCTAATAATATAGGAGCTATGTTTGTTGTAGATCCAAGAAAAGAAAAGAATGCTATATCAGAAGCAAAAATATTAGGTATACCAGTAGTTGCTATAGTAGATACAAACTGTGATCCTGATGAAGTAGATTATGTAATTCCAGGTAATGATGATGCTATAAGAGCGGTAAAATTAATTACTTCAAAAATAGCAGATGCAGTAATAGAAGGAAGACAAGGAGAACAACTAGCTGAGTAA